In Monodelphis domestica isolate mMonDom1 chromosome 4, mMonDom1.pri, whole genome shotgun sequence, one DNA window encodes the following:
- the ERFL gene encoding ETS domain-containing transcription factor ERF-like yields the protein MDCNCVSDLLFTPPVPALWTPGFAFPDWAYKPESSPGSRQIQLWHFILELLQKEEYQGVIAWQGDYGEFVIKDPDEVARLWGIRKCKPHMNYDKLSRALRYYYNKRILHKTKGKRFTYKFNFSKVVLVNYPLLDMATAPLLLAPGPFGGAAGPDGPPLTPETLQSLFSTPRLDPGSRTPLFAQHLSAPDTDKLRLDGPFPFLGSGTAGYSKPPALLSPYGRTFPEYPWNFNPYLASPFPKLPASLYPPHFYPNPLAGSLGQLPAGPGGGGPATAPLLAGPTGDGPGSQRASLAPGARLALPGTGVPEVPSLGPKEESDSELEVTDVSGCSSDSEGDDGAPGPPEGQGGRGGPGS from the exons ATGGACTGTAACTGCGTCTCGGACCTGCTCTTCACTCCGCCGGTGCCCGCACTCTGGACTCCGG GCTTCGCCTTCCCCGACTGGGCCTACAAGCCCGAGTCTTCGCCTGGCTCCCGGCAGATCCAGCTGTGGCACTTCATCCTGGAGCTGCTCCAAAAGGAAGAGTACCAGGGTGTCATTGCGTGGCAGGGGGACTACGGCGAGTTTGTCATCAAGGACCCCGATGAGGTGGCCCGCCTGTGGGGGATCCGCAAGTGCAAACCCCACATGAACTACGACAAGCTGAGCCGGGCCCTGCG CTACTACTACAACAAGCGCATCCTTCACAAGACCAAAGGCAAGAGGTTCACCTACAAGTTCAACTTCAGCAAAGTCGTGCTGGTCAACTACCCGCTGCTGGACATGGCCACAGCCCCCCTGCTGCTGGCCCCCGGCCCCTTTGGAGGCGCTGCGGGGCCCGATGGGCCTCCCCTCACTCCCGAG ACGTTACAGAGCCTGTTCTCCACCCCGCGCTTGGACCCCGGAAGTAGGACCCCTCTGTTTGCCCAACACCTCTCTGCCCCCGACACGGACAAGCTCCGGCTGGACGGGCCATTTCCCTTCCTGGGCTCTG GTACTGCTGGCTACTCGAAACCCCCGGCCCTCCTGAGCCCCTACGGCCGCACCTTCCCCGAGTACCCCTGGAACTTTAACCCCTACTTGGCGAGCCCCTTCCCCAAGCTGCCCGCCTCTCTGTACCCCCCGCATTTCTACCCCAACCCCCTAGCGGGATCCTTGGGCCAGCTGCCCGCGGGGCCGGGGGGAGGAGGCCCTGCCACAGCCCCACTCCTGGCAGGCCCCACGGGAGACGGGCCCGGATCCCAGAGGGCAAGCCTGGCCCCGGGTGCCCGTCTGGCCCTGCCGGGGACAGGGGTCCCCGAGGTTCCCTCTCTGGGGCCCAAGGAGGAAAGCGACTCGGAGCTGGAGGTGACCGACGTCAGCGGCTGCAGCTCGGACAGTGAGGGTGACGACGGCGCTCCGGGCCCCCCCGAGGGCCAGGGGGGCCGAGGCGGGCCCGGGAGCTGA
- the LOC130459057 gene encoding uncharacterized protein LOC130459057 — MYLEEGPGPGGREPGETGTPSEGETTSRGRGEEEAGAGQATELGRPQGAEPGLGESKPPPLSPPLPDSPQPARPLSFLRPFFFLSCHFHSTHPPPGQTSALPDPGSFPLSLQLLASAPAPGSAVPPTTCRGSNVPETQESGFPSSFPCLRDSSPELQPRPRLSRPPPPSQRSQHPLPGLWEFKARPRTLPPSRRTTFEDPLVGRQWGSVYSIFIPQELLRAKGLPGPLPGLSKLSSREPALGSPTSVPRGPPSPPAPL, encoded by the exons ATGTACTTGGAAGAAGGGCCGGGACCTGGCGGGAGAGAACCCGGAGAAACGGGGACCCCAAGTGAGGGAGAGACGACAAGCCGGGGCCGAGGGGAGGAAGAAGCGGGGGCGGGGCAGGCTACGGAGTTGGGGCGTCCCCAGGGAGCTGAGCCTGGGCTCGGGGAGTCCAAGCCGCCGCCACTCTCGCCCCCGCTCCCGGACTCGCCGCAGCCCGCGCGTCCGCTCTCATTTCTTCgcccatttttcttcctctcctgtcACTTCCACTCGACTCACCCCCCTCCCGGCCAGACCTCGGCGCTTCCAGACCCCGGTTCTTTTCCCCTCTCGCTGCAGCTCCTGGCCTCCGCCCCCGCCCCCGGCAGCGCGGTTCCCCCAACAACTTGCAGGGGCTCCAACGTCCCTGAGACCCAGGAATCCGggttcccttcttccttcccctgtctCAGGGATTCCAGTCCCGAACTTCAGCCCCGCCCTCGGTTATCCAGACCTCCCCCTCCCAGTCAGAGATCCCAGCACCCCCTCCCCGGGCTCTGGGAGTTTAAGGCCCGGCCTCGAACCCTTCCGCCCTCGCGGAGAACAACCTTTGAGGACCCCCTGGTGGGGAGACAGTGGG GGTCCGTGTACTCCATCTTCATCCCTCAGGAGCTACTCAGGGCCAAGGGCCTGCCTGGGCCTCTTCCAGGGCTGTCCAAACTCTCCTCCCGGGAGCCTGCCCTCGGCTCCCCCACGTCTGTGCCCAGGGGTCCCCCATCTCCACCAGCCCCCCTCTAG